From the Fibrobacter sp. UWB11 genome, one window contains:
- a CDS encoding M48 family metallopeptidase, with translation MLKKYIVPLLMVAGISFADENTFALSPAQNELAEKITQKTMELNYVEAFNLARKLRLENDGVGCVFQNIIRVSMYDDKGDTTSLKVAAKNLETCKTEGLWDALRNFEIGYVLTETGHSVKGAMQTRSAANQFEDAKDFESKAFYSIYAYYVDNSFGWLPFKSDNRESYLKILDSGSLRSARFWPLFLTPLIWMHYDRKDFKTGLSLAERGLKKAPNHPVMLQIKADMLYRLNRYDEAAAIYEKSAADYLERTGKTIRYWCSVLNLIRIYHDAGDEAKANEQRKKLNDPDYQKQKKWMPGSLLDDLNDRKLI, from the coding sequence ATGCTAAAGAAATATATAGTTCCGCTTTTAATGGTCGCCGGCATTTCGTTTGCCGACGAAAATACTTTTGCGCTTTCTCCGGCCCAAAATGAACTTGCTGAAAAGATCACGCAAAAGACGATGGAACTTAACTATGTCGAGGCATTCAACTTAGCCCGCAAGCTCCGCCTAGAAAACGATGGTGTTGGCTGCGTGTTCCAGAACATCATCCGCGTAAGCATGTACGACGACAAGGGCGATACAACGTCGCTCAAGGTTGCTGCCAAGAATCTTGAGACCTGCAAGACCGAAGGCCTGTGGGATGCGCTTCGCAATTTTGAGATTGGTTACGTGCTCACGGAAACGGGACATTCTGTTAAGGGTGCTATGCAGACCCGCTCGGCGGCGAATCAGTTTGAAGATGCCAAGGATTTTGAGTCGAAGGCGTTTTACTCCATCTATGCCTATTACGTCGACAACAGCTTTGGTTGGCTCCCGTTCAAGTCGGATAACCGGGAATCGTACCTCAAGATTCTTGATTCCGGCTCATTGCGCTCGGCCCGGTTTTGGCCGCTGTTCCTGACACCGCTTATATGGATGCACTACGACCGCAAGGATTTCAAGACGGGTCTGTCCCTTGCCGAACGCGGACTTAAAAAAGCACCGAATCATCCGGTGATGCTCCAAATCAAGGCCGATATGCTTTACAGGTTGAACCGTTACGATGAGGCTGCAGCCATTTACGAAAAGAGTGCTGCCGACTATCTCGAACGTACCGGAAAGACAATTCGCTATTGGTGTTCTGTCTTGAATCTCATCCGCATTTATCATGACGCGGGTGACGAAGCCAAGGCTAACGAACAGCGCAAGAAACTTAATGACCCGGACTACCAAAAGCAAAAGAAATGGATGCCGGGCTCGCTTCTTGACGATCTCAACGACCGCAAGTTGATTTAA
- a CDS encoding nucleotidyltransferase family protein codes for MTLCLESDQLETVQRILGLHFEGFEVWAYGTRVTGVDLTPDTDLELAVISDSPIALDDMTSVEKAFVESGLPFRVDVIDWSKLPESLQKQIKKEHFVIQEAADSFQ; via the coding sequence ATGACTCTTTGTTTAGAATCGGATCAGTTAGAAACCGTACAGAGAATACTTGGGCTCCATTTTGAGGGCTTTGAAGTTTGGGCGTACGGCACGCGTGTCACGGGTGTGGATTTGACCCCGGATACGGATTTGGAATTGGCAGTCATTTCGGATTCTCCTATTGCCCTCGATGATATGACTTCGGTGGAGAAGGCGTTTGTCGAAAGCGGACTCCCGTTCCGCGTAGATGTAATCGACTGGTCTAAGCTCCCTGAATCTCTTCAAAAGCAAATCAAGAAAGAACATTTTGTAATACAGGAGGCCGCCGATAGCTTCCAGTAA
- a CDS encoding NYN domain-containing protein translates to MSSKLSVLRVGFFLDGYTLKKVNEYYLKYHRYHARLDFRALKGWVRDYAVRLLGREACPVEVEAHYYHPYVRSTDVAELSTGDGMDRFEKQLTLAGFEVHYNTPDHANKMGPNMQLVEDAYLYAYYHKIDVLVLLSTQGQYSTLPERLKREGVPMLLLGWNFMYEKDNTTVCWKTDSCLRELSGYYVAMEDVAEKYPPRHGVARNLFMLPYSARPSHSSPWRTYLKKLVDSIDDSHSGFEKASYEKSPALARLG, encoded by the coding sequence ATGTCGAGCAAATTATCTGTATTGCGTGTCGGTTTTTTCTTGGATGGTTACACGCTAAAAAAAGTGAACGAGTATTATCTCAAGTATCATCGTTACCATGCGCGCCTTGACTTCAGGGCGTTAAAGGGGTGGGTGAGGGATTATGCTGTAAGGCTTTTGGGCAGGGAGGCTTGTCCGGTCGAGGTGGAGGCGCATTACTATCATCCGTATGTCCGGAGTACTGATGTCGCGGAATTGTCCACTGGCGACGGGATGGATCGCTTTGAAAAGCAGCTTACGCTTGCAGGTTTCGAGGTCCATTATAACACGCCTGATCATGCCAATAAAATGGGACCGAACATGCAACTGGTCGAGGATGCGTACCTTTATGCATATTACCACAAGATTGATGTTCTTGTATTGCTCAGCACGCAGGGGCAGTATTCGACATTGCCGGAGCGGCTCAAGCGGGAAGGTGTCCCGATGCTTCTCCTAGGTTGGAACTTCATGTACGAAAAGGATAACACGACCGTTTGTTGGAAAACGGATTCGTGCTTGCGTGAACTGAGTGGTTATTATGTCGCTATGGAGGACGTTGCCGAAAAGTATCCGCCCAGGCATGGAGTTGCCAGGAATTTGTTCATGCTGCCGTACAGTGCTCGCCCTTCACATTCAAGTCCATGGCGTACTTACCTAAAAAAATTAGTGGATTCAATCGATGATTCCCACAGCGGGTTCGAAAAGGCTAGTTATGAAAAAAGCCCCGCGTTAGCGAGGCTCGGCTGA
- a CDS encoding ABC transporter substrate-binding protein, with the protein MNRLFPLFLAAILSTSVFAQDDVEKVKQVVKSGRCSDAIAPLQKIYGSSFRKLEGEKASVMLAECYLRTGKKDAAHDVASRFLEYHVKSAYRERMELARAVVDVEKGSVFDGVEAMLRVLSYSTNPAARSHAKDVVIQTLAASLLTADQLQSLLEKYPVDREVMGWMQLQIGRECQNAKRYRAARYWYKKVLKTTSSENLQKTAKKGISALEGLGAGLPTVLVLAPLSGDYAEFGAAAVQGSLLAYEQAGLKGKVNIIFQDTHADAAIALMRTQRAVNQDSIIAIVGPIMSAPATAVAAWLGANFQHVPMLTPTATDAGIAKLGPNIFQVNITMDILAQTIADFAIKCLDIREFGVMSPLGEFGTAMSESFTKAVERRGGAVVGFRNYEEGRPDYKTEFNLLRDVRFTQENRRRNIAKGLSDLNTVNPRDRKIYLADSTSDFPGLFIPATNPADAGAMVSQAAFNKVSGTYLGTSGWYGRELLIQGKRLVEGSFFSVPDIDMNKGNVAYTNFVKDFTARWGVEPGEDKVSGLSYDAANIIFTALNAITGKQDDMTHYINATKDFKGIYGDIKFRRGANANTRIVTVNKGKFEVVTTCEKQDAAEKGAKSKKKK; encoded by the coding sequence ATGAATCGCTTGTTTCCTCTATTTCTAGCTGCAATTCTTTCGACTTCGGTTTTTGCACAGGACGATGTCGAAAAGGTAAAGCAGGTGGTCAAGAGTGGCCGCTGCTCGGATGCGATTGCTCCGCTGCAAAAAATTTATGGTTCTTCGTTCCGTAAGCTCGAAGGCGAAAAGGCTTCTGTCATGCTGGCGGAATGTTACCTCCGCACTGGCAAGAAAGACGCCGCTCACGATGTGGCATCTCGCTTCTTGGAATACCATGTGAAGTCCGCTTACCGCGAACGTATGGAACTTGCCCGTGCTGTTGTCGATGTCGAAAAGGGCTCTGTGTTCGATGGCGTCGAAGCTATGCTCCGCGTGCTTTCTTACTCGACCAATCCGGCTGCCCGTTCCCATGCAAAGGATGTAGTTATCCAGACATTGGCTGCTTCGCTCCTTACGGCCGACCAGCTCCAGTCCTTGCTCGAAAAATATCCCGTCGACCGCGAAGTGATGGGATGGATGCAACTCCAGATCGGCCGCGAATGTCAGAATGCCAAGCGCTATCGCGCTGCAAGATATTGGTACAAGAAAGTCCTCAAGACGACCTCTTCCGAAAACTTGCAGAAGACCGCCAAGAAGGGTATCAGCGCTCTTGAAGGTCTCGGTGCAGGCCTTCCGACTGTTCTCGTTCTCGCTCCGCTTTCTGGTGATTACGCAGAATTCGGTGCCGCCGCCGTTCAGGGTTCTCTCCTTGCATACGAACAGGCTGGACTCAAGGGCAAAGTGAATATCATTTTCCAGGATACGCATGCCGATGCTGCTATCGCTCTCATGCGCACGCAGCGTGCTGTCAATCAGGATAGCATTATCGCTATTGTCGGTCCTATCATGAGTGCTCCGGCAACGGCTGTGGCTGCATGGCTTGGTGCAAACTTCCAGCATGTGCCGATGCTTACCCCGACTGCAACCGATGCAGGCATCGCAAAGCTTGGTCCGAATATTTTCCAGGTGAATATCACTATGGATATTCTCGCTCAGACCATTGCAGACTTTGCTATCAAGTGCCTTGATATCCGCGAGTTTGGCGTGATGAGCCCGCTTGGTGAATTCGGTACTGCTATGTCCGAAAGCTTTACCAAGGCTGTTGAACGCCGTGGCGGTGCAGTTGTTGGTTTCCGTAATTACGAAGAAGGTCGTCCGGACTACAAGACGGAATTCAATCTTCTCCGCGATGTACGCTTTACTCAGGAAAACCGCCGTCGCAATATTGCCAAGGGCTTGAGCGACCTCAATACTGTGAATCCGAGAGATCGCAAGATTTACCTCGCTGATTCTACTAGTGATTTCCCGGGCCTCTTTATTCCGGCTACAAACCCGGCTGATGCAGGCGCTATGGTAAGCCAGGCTGCATTCAACAAGGTTTCTGGTACATATCTTGGAACGTCTGGCTGGTATGGCCGTGAACTCTTGATTCAGGGCAAGCGCCTTGTTGAAGGTTCTTTCTTCAGCGTTCCGGATATCGATATGAACAAAGGAAATGTCGCCTATACGAACTTTGTAAAGGACTTTACAGCTCGTTGGGGTGTTGAACCGGGTGAAGATAAAGTAAGTGGCCTTAGCTACGATGCTGCAAATATCATCTTCACGGCCTTGAATGCTATTACGGGCAAGCAAGACGACATGACGCATTATATCAATGCAACGAAGGACTTCAAGGGTATTTACGGTGACATCAAGTTCCGTCGTGGTGCAAATGCCAATACGCGAATCGTGACCGTGAACAAGGGCAAGTTCGAAGTCGTCACCACTTGCGAAAAGCAGGATGCGGCTGAAAAGGGTGCAAAGTCCAAGAAAAAGAAATAA
- a CDS encoding cyclic nucleotide-binding domain-containing protein — MMSHTGIGDWIAAQYDLGVPFLQQVPRDYADYLLLNSQIREYDTGEIILQGGVEGDSFCVLQSGRATICGQILPDGHYSALATLESGSCFGEMSILCNEPTVNTVIAAEDGCTVLHIPKAEFVKFLDKNPNVVVYLYKVMADRLRAKNQAFDEFERLSLLASAKVLPFIDFAQTMEKSHITGTVIFECSGESGFIAFQEGRICCAKCGKLAGPDALEKMLSWGDETLFKLDTHVMPDVVNINQMTDTTSLILDALRNIDEKQSARK, encoded by the coding sequence ATGATGTCACACACAGGTATTGGAGATTGGATCGCCGCTCAGTATGATCTTGGTGTACCGTTTTTGCAACAGGTCCCGAGGGATTATGCGGACTATCTTCTTTTGAATTCGCAGATTCGCGAATATGATACTGGCGAGATTATTCTCCAGGGCGGAGTTGAAGGCGATTCCTTCTGCGTTTTGCAGAGCGGGCGTGCTACTATTTGTGGTCAGATTTTACCAGATGGCCATTATAGCGCGCTTGCGACTTTGGAAAGCGGCTCCTGTTTTGGCGAAATGTCTATCCTGTGTAATGAGCCTACTGTCAATACGGTTATTGCCGCTGAAGATGGTTGCACGGTTCTTCACATTCCGAAGGCGGAATTCGTGAAGTTCCTCGACAAGAATCCGAACGTCGTGGTTTACCTTTACAAGGTGATGGCGGATCGCCTCCGCGCAAAGAACCAGGCGTTTGACGAGTTCGAACGTTTGTCGCTTTTGGCTTCGGCAAAGGTGCTTCCGTTTATTGATTTTGCTCAGACAATGGAAAAGAGCCACATTACAGGAACGGTTATTTTCGAATGCTCCGGTGAATCGGGTTTTATCGCTTTCCAGGAAGGTCGAATTTGCTGTGCCAAGTGCGGAAAACTTGCAGGTCCGGATGCTCTCGAAAAGATGCTTTCGTGGGGTGACGAGACGCTGTTCAAGCTGGATACGCACGTGATGCCGGATGTGGTCAACATCAACCAGATGACGGATACGACAAGCCTCATCCTTGATGCACTCAGAAATATTGATGAAAAACAAAGTGCCCGTAAATAG
- a CDS encoding ABC transporter substrate-binding protein — protein sequence MKVVTCNEAVHFEQIGSDYFSIGRLCGADVAVVRSVLGKDTIVHKYVMMDSATASLGTDLRRRGFPEEWQSAFVLRVPLKRVVTLSTAQVGYMLRLGLRDNIIGVSDGQYIVDSILYERAKQNTVASIGYDASALEKLMALSPDLVLDFTTGGDYDNYEQIARTSLPLMLTSEWQENTPLAKLEWIKLYGILFGIRAQADSIFEQEKNKYETLKALIALPAARNDEITLNSHCPRVLAGMSYGGVWHASGGNSFTANLVRDAGGCYLWASDTSRELTFSFEQVYALADSVDMWVNPSAFGTVDEILSLEPRVKNIKAFREKKIFQNDGRKGPGGGNDFYEGAITRPAELLWNLTKCIKGSVPGVNSIDTSYKWYRNIYNF from the coding sequence ATGAAGGTGGTCACATGCAACGAGGCGGTACATTTTGAGCAGATCGGGAGTGATTATTTCTCGATTGGCCGGTTGTGCGGAGCGGATGTCGCTGTTGTGCGTTCTGTGCTCGGTAAGGATACTATAGTCCATAAGTACGTGATGATGGATTCTGCGACCGCAAGTTTAGGGACGGATTTGCGCCGCCGTGGTTTCCCGGAAGAATGGCAGTCTGCATTTGTGTTGCGCGTTCCGCTCAAGCGGGTGGTTACTCTTTCGACTGCGCAGGTCGGATACATGCTCAGGCTCGGGCTTCGCGACAACATTATCGGCGTCTCGGATGGCCAGTACATTGTAGATAGTATTTTGTATGAACGGGCAAAGCAGAACACTGTTGCAAGTATCGGTTATGATGCAAGTGCCCTGGAAAAGCTCATGGCATTAAGTCCGGACTTGGTTCTTGACTTTACGACAGGCGGTGATTATGATAATTATGAACAAATTGCAAGAACGAGTTTGCCATTGATGCTCACTTCGGAGTGGCAAGAAAATACACCGCTCGCAAAACTGGAATGGATTAAGTTGTACGGAATCCTTTTCGGGATTCGCGCACAAGCCGATTCGATTTTTGAACAAGAGAAGAATAAATACGAAACGCTAAAGGCCTTGATTGCTTTGCCTGCGGCCCGCAATGACGAAATAACTCTGAATTCCCATTGTCCTCGCGTTCTTGCCGGTATGTCCTATGGCGGTGTCTGGCATGCTTCTGGCGGCAATAGCTTTACGGCGAATCTTGTTCGCGATGCGGGTGGCTGTTACCTGTGGGCATCCGATACGTCCCGCGAACTTACTTTCTCGTTTGAGCAGGTCTATGCGCTTGCCGATAGCGTGGACATGTGGGTGAATCCGTCTGCATTTGGTACTGTCGATGAAATCCTCTCGCTGGAACCTCGCGTAAAGAATATCAAGGCATTCAGGGAGAAGAAAATTTTCCAGAATGACGGGCGCAAGGGGCCTGGGGGAGGTAACGATTTTTACGAAGGGGCCATCACTCGACCGGCGGAACTCCTTTGGAATCTTACAAAATGCATAAAAGGCTCCGTTCCGGGTGTAAATTCGATAGATACCAGTTACAAATGGTACAGAAATATCTATAATTTTTAG